A single genomic interval of Lathyrus oleraceus cultivar Zhongwan6 chromosome 7, CAAS_Psat_ZW6_1.0, whole genome shotgun sequence harbors:
- the LOC127107701 gene encoding transcription factor Pur-alpha 1, whose protein sequence is MEGNSGGGGSGGGGGGSGGGGGGGGGADVELLCKTLQVEHKLFYFDLKENPRGRYLKISEKTSATRSTIIVPFSGISWFLDLFNYYVNPDDQELFSKELQLDTKVFYFDIGENRRGRFLKVSEASVSRNRSTIIVPAGSSRDEGWAAFRNILAEINEASRLFLLPNQQSSESSERLVGLSDDVGAGFISGHSTQPATSSELNVDRSVDLPAQEETGNLGVSKVIRADQKRFFFDLGNNNRGHFLRISEVAGSDRSSIILPLSGLKQFHEIVGHFVEITKDRIEGMSVANVRTIDPPQR, encoded by the exons ATGGAGGGGAACTCCGGCGGTGGTGGTAGCGGTGGCGGCGGCGGTGGTAGTGGTGGTGGAGGCGGTGGCGGTGGAGGTGCTGACGTGGAGCTTCTTTGCAAAACGTTGCAGGTTGAGCATAAGCTGTTTTACTTCGATCTGAAAGAGAATCCTCGTGGTCGTTACCTTAAGATTTCTGAGAAAACCTCTGCTACTAGGTCCACCATCATCGTTCCGTTTTCCGGCATTTCGTGGTTTCTCGATCTCTTCAATTATTACGTTAATCCTGATGATCAAGAGCTTTTCAGCAAGGAATTGCAGCTCGATACCAAG GTTTTCTACTTCGACATTGGGGAGAATAGGAGAGGCCGTTTCTTAAAG GTGTCTGAAGCTTCTGTCAGCAGAAATCGGAGCACTATAATCGTTCCTGCAGGAAGTTCCAGGGATGAAGGGTGGGCAGCTTTCAGGAACATTTTGGCAGAGATTAATGAAGCCTCAAGGCTTTTCCTTCTGCCCAATCAG CAAAGTTCTGAATCCTCAGAGCGGTTAGTTGGACTTTCGGATGATGTTGGTGCTGGCTTCATATCTGGTCATAGTACTCAACCTGCCACCTCTTCTGAATTGAATGTGGACAGGTCTGTTGATTTACCAGCTCAGGAAGAAACTGGGAACTTGGGGGTCTCAAAAGTGATCAGGGCTGATCAAAAAAGATTTTTCTTTGATCTTGGGAACAACAATAGGGGCCATTTTCTCAGAATATCTGAG GTCGCAGGTTCTGATCGATCCTCCATCATTCTTCCACTGTCAGGGCTCAAGCAGTTTCATGAAATTGTCGGTCACTTTGTGGAAATCACCAAGGACCGAATTGAGGGTATGTCAGTTGCTAATGTCCGCACGATTGATCCCCCTCAAAGATGA